The DNA region TCGGGTTTCGGCACCAGCGCCGCTTGTAGTCCTGGTCGCCGATGCCGAAATCGAAGACGGCGGCACCTGTAAGCGCCGCCCGCTCGATCATCAGCCAGAAAAGCAACTCGCCCGGGCTCGCTTCGGGCATGAAGGTGTCATCGATCGAGCCGAACTGGCATATGACGTGATCGCCCTTGCGCGACAGACCTGCTATCGCTGCGATCTTGCCGGAATGCTCACCTTTGAGCCGCAGCGCGTGCATTTCAAGCGGCACGTCGTTCCCGCCTCGATCCATTTCGAGCGCCATATGGAAAAAGGCTTGCGTCTCGGCAGCCTGGAAGACATTCGGCAATCCTTGCGCCGCGAAACGGGCTGCCTTCTGACGAAAGAAGGTGTCGAGAAGCGCGGTCTTGTCGCCCGGACTGGTGGCACGCACATGCTCGAACCCGCCTACGGCGTCCATCTTGCGGACCTGGGAGCGAAATTTCTTCCGGCGTGCCTTGGCGTTGAGCGGTGCGATCGTCGCTTCCATGTCCGTCCCGAGCCGGACCTGGAAGGCGGAGTTCGGGTTCCTGACCGAGTTGAAGTCGCTGAAGGGGTGGCGCTCGTCACGCCAGTCGAGCGGCACATGGGTGAGCCGGACTAGGTCGGCTCGGCCGGTAAGGGCTTGCGCCAGCTGGTGGCTGAGGGTTGACATCGGCAGGTGCCGGGCTTGGCGACGAAAATCGGCGGTGAAAAGTCCGCTGTTGTAATTGGTGAAGGCGCTGCCGATGAATTGCGCCGTGCGCACCATGGCATGGCTTTCGATCTCGAGCGGCAGGATGAAGGCGGGAACGCCGTCGATCTTGCCCTCGACGATCGCGACCGGGCTGTCATGCGTCTGGACCCAGGCATAGCACCAGTTGAAAGCCTGGTGCATCGAGTTCCAGGGATCGGCCTCCAGCTGGCGCCAGACACGCTCCACCGCCTTCATGTCGTTGTGGACGGTGATGGAAAGGCGCGGGGCGCCACTGATGCTTGCAAGCACGTCGGTGGAACGGCCCGGCACGACAGAGTCGGGAATGGCCATCTGCCCTGCAAAGACAGTCATGGTCTTCGATGTCAGTTCCCGCATGCGGGTCTCCCGTCCGTTTTGCCTGCGCGCGAGCCGAAGCTAGTGCCGGCTTCTGCAAGAAACGGTTATCGGAAGGCCATTTCCGGTCGATCGAACCGGAACGCGGTAAACAGCTGGTAAAGGTGCCCTACTTGCGCGCCGGTCCCGCCATCCACTTGATGATCAGCATGGCCGGCACGATCCACAAGACGCCGGACAGGACGAAGTAAAGGAGGTGACCCCACCAGGGAGCCTCAGCCAGTGTGGCAGACGCAATCGTTGTCGCCAGCAGCGCATAGAGCAAAACGATGATGATAATCGCGATCGTTCCGATGAAGGAGCGCAGGGATGGCCGCATGGCACGCCTCTCTTTTAGGACTGGCCCGTCATCTTGCGACGCGACCGCTTGCCGCAAACCGGCGGGCTTGTTTTGCACACCGGAGTGATGCAAATCAACGGGCGAAAAGAGGATTGACGAATGACAGCTGCGACGATCGGAACCGAAACCCAAATCCGGACCCAGATTGCCAAGGTGGATAGCGACCGTCGCGCCATCCGCGTCTGGCTCGGCGTCGTCGTCTTCACGCTGTTCTGTCTCGTATTGGTGGGCGGCGCAACGCGCCTCACCGATTCTGGGCTGTCGATTACCGAATGGAAGCCGGTTCACGGTGTCATCCCGCCGCTCTCTGTCGAGGAGTGGGAACAAGAACTTGAGCTCTACCGCCAGATTCCGGAATATCAGCAGATCAACAAGGGCATGAGCCTCGACGAGTTCAAGCACATTTTCTGGTGGGAATGGGCGCATCGCCTGCTCGCTCGCATGATCGGCTTGATCTTCGCGCTGCCGCTCTTCTATTTCTGGATCAGGGGTCGTATCGAGCCGGGCCTGCGCCTGCCGCTGGTCGGTGTTCTCGCGCTCGGCGCTCTCCAGGGCTTCATCGGCTGGTGGATGGTGTCGTCCGGCCTCAGCGAACGTGTCGACGTCAGCCAGTATCGACTGGCCACCCACCTGATGATGGCCTGCTTCATCTTTGCCAGCTGTGTCTGGATCATGCGCAGCCTCAGCCCCCACAGCGAAGATGCCTCGCCGACGCCAAAAGCACGAATGGTGGCCGGCATCCTGGTCGCGATGACCTTTTTGCAGATCTATCTCGGCGCACTCGTCGCCGGCCTCGACGCCGGCTTCAGCTACAATACCTGGCCGTTGATGGATGGCTCGATCGTGCCGCAGGGTCTGTTCGTGCAGGCGCCGGCATGGATCAACCTGTTCGAAAACCCGAAGACGGTGCAGTTCGTCCACCGGCTGGGCGCCTATGTGCTGTTTGCCATCGCGCTGTTCCACATGATCCAGTGTCTGCGGGCAGCGCCCCAGTCCACTCATGCCCGCCGCAGCGTGCTGATGTTCGCCCTGGTCTGTCTGCAGGCGACGATTGGTATCGTGACGCTTCTGAGCCAAGTACAGCTGCATGCGGGCCTGACGCATCAGGGCATGGCGCTGATCGTGCTCGCCTTCGCCGTGGCGCATCTGCGCGGCTTCTACGGTGAGCGTCCGCGCCCGATCGCTATGGAAGTCCGCGACTAATTCAACCGAACCTGAAGCCCGAATAGGGCTTGCCGAGGAAATGCCCCTGGAAGACCTGCCGTCCGGCGTCATCGCCGGCGGCGCCGGCCGCGACGAACAACGGCACCAGGTGGTCGTGATCCGGCACATGGCAGGCACGCGCGTCCGGGTTCTGGTCCCACGTCGCCAGACGCGAAACCCGTTCTTCCAGGCTTTCGCTCTCCACGGTCTCTTTCAGCCAGGCATCAAAACGGATCGCCTCCTGCACGTGACCGGGTTCAGCCTGCCGGAACTGCCGCATGTTGTGATAGCTCATGCCGGAGGCGATGATCAGCACGTCCTCGTCGCGCAGCGGCTCCAGCGCCTTGCCGATCGCCACATGGCTTGCCACGTCGAGCGTATTCTTCAGCGACATTACGGTTACCGGTACGTCCGCATCCGGATAAGCGAGCATGAGCGGAATGAAGACGCCATGGTCGTAGCCGCGCTCCGCATTCTCCGCGCTATCGATGCCGGCAGCGGCAAGCAGGGCGCGGGCTCGGACAGCAAGGGCGGGAGAGCCGGGTGCCGGGTAAGACAGCTCGTAAGTGTGCGGCGGGAAGTTATAGTAGTCGTAGAGCATACCCGGCCGCTCGGCGCTGCTCAGCGTCGGCACCGGTTCCGTTTCCCAGTGACCAGACACAACCAGGATCGCCTTCGGCCTGCGCCCGACCGCGTCGGCCAGACCGCGCAGAAAGCTGCCAAGGTCGTCCCACGGCCCGCGACCCTGTTCGTCCTTGGCGAATTCCATGAACGGCCACGGGCCACCGCCATGGGGAATGAAATAGACGGGAAAACGTTGCTGCTCTGTCATGGCACCTCTCTTTGGGTGCACTATAGCCGTCTCTGGAAGAGCAGACGATATCACGTCTGCCTGACGAAGCGTTCAGCAGCCGGCGACAGTCAGCCCCAGGCGACCTCAGGCAGGCTTGTGACAGACGGCTTCTACGTTGTGACCGTCGGGATCGAGGACGAAGGCGCCGTAGTAATTCGGATGGTAATGGGCGCGGATACCGGGAGGACCGTTGTCCGTTGCACCAGCCGCCATTGCAGCCGCGTAGAACGCGTCTACCGCCGCCCGGCTTTCAGCGACGAAGGCGACATGCATTGACCCTCGGGTGTGCCCGCCCGTGCCGATCCAGAAGGAGGGCTTACCTTGTAAACCATAGCCGGCACCTTCATAAGTTCCGCCGGTCTCTTCAGCCGTCACAACCATGCAGCAGGCGGCGCCGATTGTCGGCATCACCGCGTCATAGAATGTCTTGGACTTCGCATAGTCAGTCACGGACAGACCGATATGATCGAGCATCACGCTCTCCCCAGATAACGCAGCCTTAGGCCGACAGCATCAGATCCATGTTCTGGACGGCCGCACCCGACGCGCCCTTGCCGAGATTGTCGAGTGTGGCGACGAGATTGACGTGGGGACCACCTTCGGTGCCGAACACGTACAGCTTCATCGTGTCTTGCCCGACCAGTTCTTCGGCATCCACGCGTGGCAGCTTGCCGCTCTCGGCGAGCGGCACAACGGTGACGATGTCCTGACCCGCATAATGCGCAACGAGGGCATCGTGGATGCTCTCAATCGTCGTGCCGGATGCGAGGTCGTCGAGGAACAGCGGGACCTGCACGATCATGCCCTGTGCGAAGCGACCGACGGAGGGCGAGAACAGCGGCGCCCGGTCAAGCCGCCCGTGGATCTTCATCTCCGGCACGTGCTTATGCTTGAGCGGCAGTCCGTAGAGAAAGTTGTTGGCACTCAGATGCTCCGGATGAGCGGCGTCTTCCATCTGGGCGATCAGCTGTTTGCCGCCGCCGGTATAGCCGGAGACAGCATTGATGCTGACCGGATAGCCGTCCGGCAGGATGCCGGCATCGCGCAGCGGCCGGATCAAACCGATCGCCCCCGTCGGATAGCAACCGGGATTGGCCACGTGCCGGGCGGCCTTGATCTTGGCACCCTGTGCCTTGTCCATTTCGGCAAAGCCATAGGCCCAGTCTTCGGCGACGCGGTAGGCGGTCGAGGTGTCGATGATCCGAACCTTGTTGTTGCCCGAGAGCATGGTGACGGCCTCTTTCGAGGCATCGTCCGGCAAGCATAAAATGGCGATGTCGGCGCTGTTCAGCAGGTCCTCGCGCATCGCGGCATTGCGCCGCTCGGCTTCGGGGATCGACAGGAGCGTGACATCGCGGCGGCCGGCCATGCGGGTGCGGATCTGCAGCCCCGTGGTTCCGTGTTCGCCATCGATGAAGATTTTCGCGCTCATGTTTTAGTCCACAAATTCAGAAGGTTACGAAGCTCGGCGGAATCACTTTATCCGCTCTGTGATTCAGTTTGTTGACGCGAGGCGGAGAGCCGCTCGGCCTTGAGCCCCAGCATATACATCGCGACAGTTGCACCGGCAATGGCAGTGATATCGGCATGGTCATAAGCGGGCGCAACCTCGACCACGTCGGAGCCGCGGATGTCGAGGGGACCGAGCTTGCGCAAGACCGACAGCATCTTAGCAGAGGAGGGGCCGCCTGCGACCGGCGTGCCGGTTCCTGGTGCAAAGGCCGGATCGAGACAGTCGATATCGAAGGTGAGGTAGCAGGGACGGTTGCCGACATGGGAGAGGATCTGGTCGGCGATTGCTTGGGCGCTCATGTCCTCCACCTCGTAGCCCGGAATAATCTTGATTCCAAAATCCTCCGGCGCCTCGGTCCGGATGCCAATCTGGATCGAGGCAGAGGGATCGATGACCCCTTCGCGAACCGCCCGGCAGACGAAGGAGCCGTGGTCGATCCGCTGGCCGTCGTCGTCCCAGGTGTCCTGATGCGCATCGAAATGGACGAGCGCCAGCGGCCCGTGTTTTGCGGCATGTGCCTTCAGAAGTGGCCACGTGACGAAATGGTCGCCGCCGAGCCCGAGCAGATAGGCGCCGGAAGCAATGATTTCAGCCGCCTGCGCCTCGATCCGCGCGGGTGTCTCCTGGTGATTGCCGTAGTCGAGCAGCACGTCGCCATAGTCGATGGCAGCCATCTGCTCGAAGAGATCGCGGGCGAACGGATATTGCGGATCATTGTCGAAGATCGCCGAGGCCCGCCGGATCGCCTGCGGCCCGAAGCGCGCGCCCGGGCGGTTGGAGACGGCCGCATCGAAGGGAATGCCGAGCACCACGGCATCGACGCCGTCGAGCGCCTTCGAATATTTGCGCCGCATGAAAGAGAGCACACCGGCGTAGGTCGGATCAGTCGCCGCGCCACGAAGAGCGGTGGCGGTAAAGGCGTTGTCGA from Rhizobium glycinendophyticum includes:
- a CDS encoding GNAT family N-acetyltransferase, giving the protein MRELTSKTMTVFAGQMAIPDSVVPGRSTDVLASISGAPRLSITVHNDMKAVERVWRQLEADPWNSMHQAFNWCYAWVQTHDSPVAIVEGKIDGVPAFILPLEIESHAMVRTAQFIGSAFTNYNSGLFTADFRRQARHLPMSTLSHQLAQALTGRADLVRLTHVPLDWRDERHPFSDFNSVRNPNSAFQVRLGTDMEATIAPLNAKARRKKFRSQVRKMDAVGGFEHVRATSPGDKTALLDTFFRQKAARFAAQGLPNVFQAAETQAFFHMALEMDRGGNDVPLEMHALRLKGEHSGKIAAIAGLSRKGDHVICQFGSIDDTFMPEASPGELLFWLMIERAALTGAAVFDFGIGDQDYKRRWCRNPTEHHDLMIAITPVGRLAEWLFKGMTRAKAGIKNNATLYSTLQRIRALGSKNPAAVVPISDEQ
- a CDS encoding DUF2842 domain-containing protein, which produces MRPSLRSFIGTIAIIIIVLLYALLATTIASATLAEAPWWGHLLYFVLSGVLWIVPAMLIIKWMAGPARK
- a CDS encoding COX15/CtaA family protein translates to MTAATIGTETQIRTQIAKVDSDRRAIRVWLGVVVFTLFCLVLVGGATRLTDSGLSITEWKPVHGVIPPLSVEEWEQELELYRQIPEYQQINKGMSLDEFKHIFWWEWAHRLLARMIGLIFALPLFYFWIRGRIEPGLRLPLVGVLALGALQGFIGWWMVSSGLSERVDVSQYRLATHLMMACFIFASCVWIMRSLSPHSEDASPTPKARMVAGILVAMTFLQIYLGALVAGLDAGFSYNTWPLMDGSIVPQGLFVQAPAWINLFENPKTVQFVHRLGAYVLFAIALFHMIQCLRAAPQSTHARRSVLMFALVCLQATIGIVTLLSQVQLHAGLTHQGMALIVLAFAVAHLRGFYGERPRPIAMEVRD
- a CDS encoding DODA-type extradiol aromatic ring-opening family dioxygenase, with the translated sequence MTEQQRFPVYFIPHGGGPWPFMEFAKDEQGRGPWDDLGSFLRGLADAVGRRPKAILVVSGHWETEPVPTLSSAERPGMLYDYYNFPPHTYELSYPAPGSPALAVRARALLAAAGIDSAENAERGYDHGVFIPLMLAYPDADVPVTVMSLKNTLDVASHVAIGKALEPLRDEDVLIIASGMSYHNMRQFRQAEPGHVQEAIRFDAWLKETVESESLEERVSRLATWDQNPDARACHVPDHDHLVPLFVAAGAAGDDAGRQVFQGHFLGKPYSGFRFG
- a CDS encoding VOC family protein, with amino-acid sequence MLDHIGLSVTDYAKSKTFYDAVMPTIGAACCMVVTAEETGGTYEGAGYGLQGKPSFWIGTGGHTRGSMHVAFVAESRAAVDAFYAAAMAAGATDNGPPGIRAHYHPNYYGAFVLDPDGHNVEAVCHKPA
- the argC gene encoding N-acetyl-gamma-glutamyl-phosphate reductase; protein product: MSAKIFIDGEHGTTGLQIRTRMAGRRDVTLLSIPEAERRNAAMREDLLNSADIAILCLPDDASKEAVTMLSGNNKVRIIDTSTAYRVAEDWAYGFAEMDKAQGAKIKAARHVANPGCYPTGAIGLIRPLRDAGILPDGYPVSINAVSGYTGGGKQLIAQMEDAAHPEHLSANNFLYGLPLKHKHVPEMKIHGRLDRAPLFSPSVGRFAQGMIVQVPLFLDDLASGTTIESIHDALVAHYAGQDIVTVVPLAESGKLPRVDAEELVGQDTMKLYVFGTEGGPHVNLVATLDNLGKGASGAAVQNMDLMLSA
- the speB gene encoding agmatinase: MASKSIDNAFTATALRGAATDPTYAGVLSFMRRKYSKALDGVDAVVLGIPFDAAVSNRPGARFGPQAIRRASAIFDNDPQYPFARDLFEQMAAIDYGDVLLDYGNHQETPARIEAQAAEIIASGAYLLGLGGDHFVTWPLLKAHAAKHGPLALVHFDAHQDTWDDDGQRIDHGSFVCRAVREGVIDPSASIQIGIRTEAPEDFGIKIIPGYEVEDMSAQAIADQILSHVGNRPCYLTFDIDCLDPAFAPGTGTPVAGGPSSAKMLSVLRKLGPLDIRGSDVVEVAPAYDHADITAIAGATVAMYMLGLKAERLSASRQQTESQSG